In Haloplanus vescus, a single genomic region encodes these proteins:
- a CDS encoding PD-(D/E)XK nuclease family protein, whose amino-acid sequence MLDHEDLSWKRCAYAVGNILQCWEHRGSHDAIFEYDGYVDDATERAVERIAKLETASMKLTNETIDPNFDVVVVEPAMLTQLERAYLPAEYDTVDLFADTEFELPPFRIHDSPTAIVETVVDSVDDENADNVGIVLDQESEYSPLIESALEAADIPFFGGPGFTDRSEHRLFLHLLRTAHRGTDTRISEIRSLLTVFDCDVVDADTNKRLHELDDGDLKWLIDFCHDVQEYTFSDALSVFERHAGDTLDAFREELETLTIADESITEARLDDLSFYLQTYEVPVDRENEGVLLADAKSASYVGREVVFYLGLDDRWTHSAPRRPWVDQDAQFTRNLKSFQLLLQSGSQQHYLVQDATGGSPVTPCLYFEELLEPEYDRFSDLPSTSHQIETAARAGDGFENEPVGVTSDPVETISKSSLNTYVNSPRDYYFSRIVDGPEKAYLTEGNLLHDFAEFYVNHPDEIDEETLSEVVELMLEDVRPLVRSVDERTRRTEYRASLETIVSYLDANQPTEGAFLTPSSGGDNAVAAHFGRDIDSPVTERRFTDEELGINGMIDLVQSQQELLDYKSGSESSATSIVKHAAIDEPTDEPDFQAALYLTYWRSQRPGDQLSFTFFYVTELVDDVIAGDADIDDALTTVTYYPESLTEHVQREEFFEYLREEGAQKCQKILSKIDYQTYAALFDAAQLVETTDSDELIESEFGQTMIDRLQAEIGEYKYVTTGSKQVMRAIVDRQKGAFFKRDLDAFESFVDERLTELNRRRTGDEEFPIEGLADETNYRRVDNRDLLLEGEQ is encoded by the coding sequence ATGCTTGATCACGAGGACCTCTCCTGGAAGCGCTGTGCATACGCGGTTGGGAATATCCTCCAGTGTTGGGAACACCGAGGGTCACACGACGCTATCTTCGAGTACGACGGCTACGTCGACGATGCCACCGAACGAGCTGTGGAGCGAATCGCGAAACTCGAGACCGCCTCGATGAAGCTCACAAACGAGACCATCGATCCGAATTTCGACGTGGTCGTCGTCGAGCCGGCGATGCTCACCCAGCTCGAACGAGCGTATCTGCCTGCCGAGTACGACACGGTCGACCTCTTCGCTGATACCGAGTTCGAGCTCCCGCCGTTCCGTATACACGATTCGCCGACTGCGATCGTCGAGACCGTCGTCGATTCCGTCGATGACGAGAACGCTGATAACGTCGGGATTGTTCTCGATCAGGAAAGCGAATACTCACCGCTTATCGAGTCCGCGCTCGAAGCGGCCGATATCCCGTTTTTCGGCGGGCCGGGATTCACAGATCGCAGCGAACACCGGTTGTTCCTCCACCTCCTCCGGACCGCCCACCGGGGGACTGATACCCGAATAAGCGAGATCCGGTCGCTGTTGACGGTCTTCGATTGTGACGTCGTCGACGCTGACACAAACAAGCGACTGCACGAGCTTGACGATGGAGATCTCAAGTGGCTGATCGACTTCTGCCACGATGTCCAAGAGTACACGTTCTCGGATGCCCTTTCAGTGTTTGAACGCCACGCCGGCGACACGCTGGATGCCTTCCGGGAGGAACTGGAGACACTCACCATCGCGGACGAATCCATCACGGAAGCGCGCCTCGACGATTTGTCGTTCTATCTCCAGACCTACGAGGTGCCGGTCGATCGAGAGAACGAGGGTGTCTTGCTCGCCGATGCGAAATCAGCGTCGTACGTGGGTCGTGAGGTTGTCTTCTACCTAGGGCTTGACGACCGCTGGACCCACTCGGCCCCACGTCGTCCGTGGGTCGACCAGGACGCCCAGTTCACACGGAATCTTAAGAGCTTCCAGCTGCTGTTGCAGAGCGGCAGCCAGCAACACTATCTCGTCCAAGATGCGACCGGCGGATCACCCGTTACGCCGTGCCTGTACTTCGAAGAGCTCCTCGAACCGGAGTACGACCGCTTCTCCGATCTACCTTCGACAAGTCATCAGATCGAAACCGCAGCACGAGCTGGTGACGGATTCGAGAACGAACCTGTCGGTGTGACTTCCGACCCGGTCGAGACGATCAGCAAGTCGAGTCTCAACACCTACGTGAACTCACCGCGAGACTACTACTTCAGCCGGATAGTCGACGGTCCGGAGAAGGCGTATCTCACCGAGGGCAACCTGCTCCACGACTTCGCGGAGTTCTACGTCAACCATCCGGACGAGATTGACGAAGAGACACTCTCGGAGGTCGTCGAACTTATGCTCGAGGACGTCCGTCCGCTGGTTCGCTCCGTCGACGAACGGACCCGGCGCACTGAATATCGTGCGAGCCTCGAAACGATCGTCTCATATCTTGACGCGAACCAGCCGACCGAGGGCGCGTTTCTGACGCCGTCCAGTGGGGGTGATAATGCCGTCGCTGCTCACTTCGGTCGCGATATCGACTCTCCCGTGACTGAACGTCGGTTTACTGACGAAGAATTGGGCATCAACGGAATGATCGACCTCGTTCAGTCGCAGCAAGAACTGCTCGACTACAAGAGTGGCAGCGAGAGCAGCGCCACCTCAATCGTCAAACACGCCGCGATTGACGAGCCGACAGACGAGCCTGACTTTCAGGCAGCACTCTATCTCACCTATTGGCGATCACAACGTCCGGGTGACCAACTCTCGTTCACCTTCTTCTACGTCACCGAACTCGTCGACGACGTGATCGCCGGCGACGCCGACATCGACGACGCGTTGACGACTGTAACATACTACCCTGAATCGCTCACCGAGCACGTGCAACGTGAGGAGTTCTTCGAGTATCTCCGTGAGGAGGGGGCACAGAAGTGCCAAAAGATCCTCTCGAAGATTGACTATCAGACGTACGCCGCGCTCTTCGATGCTGCGCAGCTCGTCGAGACGACCGATAGCGACGAACTCATCGAGTCCGAGTTCGGACAGACGATGATCGATCGACTCCAAGCGGAGATTGGCGAGTACAAGTACGTGACGACGGGGAGCAAGCAGGTGATGCGAGCAATCGTCGACCGACAGAAGGGTGCATTCTTCAAACGTGATCTCGATGCGTTCGAATCATTTGTCGACGAGCGACTGACGGAACTCAACCGACGCCGCACTGGCGACGAGGAATTCCCCATCGAGGGGCTTGCCGACGAGACGAACTACCGACGGGTAGACAATCGTGACCTTCTCTTAGAGGGTGAACAATGA
- a CDS encoding Eco57I restriction-modification methylase domain-containing protein codes for MDEYLQQQEVERPVDTDDIVDAVEGWTGTSTSLTERNLQQSFVSDIFSDVLGYTRPRGSAGEFQLLPESLSEGGDGFPDVLLGHFEQDDGDLTEDVRKVVGELKDPGTDLDKVDPSRLKSPVEQAFEYAITNGLSVRWVVASNMEVVRLYHHGSIDHYEEWEIDEFLDADGELTETFWEFYFIMHRRFLIGEDADSDIEDLMAQNLSERLELTEDFYQFYREAVEDVYEEIINEAPELGESSDGQLAAIQAAQTLIHRGLVICFFSDHPSGLLPDDLLEDVVSTGATLPTLDDRKIYPLIQDMFRVIDTGSPDEYPYDIFGYDGGLFEEDEVLQSVTLPDELFTREYEIGDTTINGVYGFYEYDFHQDLNEHVLGRIFEESVGDIEQVRANLAEGESNPFSGDRGDYGLYFTREGLTEYVAEHAIQDLLQDKRTKIRDELDLENGEMEMENPDKEFLEAYLKEIVNIRIADIACGSGAFLVSCFNHLSREARRVHEKLRSARATGSDGHYQVSLESYEQTEIDILDKSLHGNDLLQEAIEISKLSVWLRSARKNTSLGMLTGNFASQDALDGEIQFEDEDETPGFGEFDLIIGNPPWGGQVSPEAAEWLSDEFGDEFDVDNLDTYELFILVALKYLNDDGRLAFVLPQTLLNPDHSGVREHLLGNYTFERYHMLGADWFGPEIRMNTTTLQVRNEDPSDGNTFRSMTLVDDDRRAAIEGELSLSQLESAYSFDIPQDRCIESGEIEPFRYTTDDEILGTMQSNSIPLGALCESHRGVELNKAGHIIQCPACGVWMPPPRGRDPDTKKTCPDCETEFEYQNKLGEEYIVSDDPADGDVTYMDGDSFGERYDHLTLKGLDTGYNGIQYKDEEIYRGDKVFIRQAGVGLSVAYHGDPVYCPQSVYIYKIRDDRSEMRNWYVDIDPDDEEYDGKWTVPENIPDGLNTETYHKFLLGALNSRVFHYYVFKRFGEIDAAQAFAKLTQTKIRSLPIPVAKLTTEEGVETAEKIAECVEELLAGDGELGGETDWKIEQALQDLYGLDGSDMVHISNQMGLVAYHQTMQELYPDGKPPAPERKQDVTLNVDAAEAAEADD; via the coding sequence CTGAAGACGTCAGGAAAGTCGTCGGAGAGCTGAAAGACCCGGGGACGGACCTCGATAAAGTCGATCCATCGCGCCTCAAATCACCGGTGGAGCAGGCATTCGAGTACGCGATCACGAACGGTCTGTCCGTTCGGTGGGTTGTCGCGTCGAACATGGAAGTAGTCAGGTTGTACCACCACGGCAGTATCGACCATTACGAGGAGTGGGAGATCGACGAGTTCCTTGACGCCGACGGTGAGTTGACCGAGACGTTCTGGGAATTCTACTTCATTATGCACCGACGGTTCCTAATCGGTGAGGATGCCGATTCGGACATCGAGGACCTCATGGCGCAGAACCTGTCCGAACGGTTGGAACTCACCGAGGACTTCTACCAATTCTACCGGGAAGCTGTGGAGGACGTGTACGAGGAAATTATCAACGAAGCCCCGGAGCTCGGCGAATCCAGCGACGGGCAACTCGCCGCGATTCAAGCCGCTCAAACCCTGATACACCGCGGTCTCGTAATTTGCTTCTTCTCAGACCACCCGTCCGGACTACTCCCGGACGACCTGCTTGAGGACGTCGTCAGCACCGGCGCGACACTCCCGACGCTGGACGACCGGAAAATCTACCCGCTCATTCAGGATATGTTCAGAGTCATCGACACTGGGAGCCCGGACGAGTACCCGTACGATATCTTCGGGTACGACGGCGGGTTGTTCGAGGAGGACGAAGTGCTGCAGTCAGTGACCCTCCCGGACGAGTTGTTCACTCGGGAATACGAGATCGGGGATACGACGATTAACGGCGTGTACGGGTTCTACGAGTACGACTTCCACCAAGACCTGAATGAGCACGTTCTCGGCCGTATCTTCGAGGAGAGCGTGGGTGATATCGAGCAGGTGCGAGCGAACCTCGCAGAAGGCGAATCGAACCCGTTCAGCGGTGACCGAGGGGACTATGGCCTGTACTTCACGCGGGAGGGTCTCACCGAGTACGTCGCCGAGCACGCGATACAGGACCTTCTACAGGACAAGCGCACGAAGATTCGGGACGAGTTAGACCTTGAGAACGGGGAGATGGAGATGGAGAACCCCGACAAGGAATTCCTTGAAGCCTACCTGAAGGAAATTGTCAACATCCGAATCGCGGACATCGCGTGCGGGTCCGGTGCGTTCCTGGTTTCTTGTTTCAACCACTTGAGTCGTGAGGCGCGACGGGTGCACGAAAAGCTCCGATCCGCACGAGCGACCGGATCCGACGGTCACTACCAAGTTTCACTTGAATCGTACGAGCAGACTGAAATCGACATTCTCGACAAATCGCTGCATGGTAACGACCTGCTGCAGGAAGCGATTGAAATCTCGAAACTCTCCGTGTGGCTACGCAGCGCGCGGAAGAATACGTCGCTCGGTATGCTTACTGGGAATTTCGCGTCGCAAGACGCACTCGACGGTGAAATCCAATTCGAAGACGAGGATGAAACGCCCGGATTCGGCGAATTCGACCTGATTATCGGGAATCCGCCGTGGGGCGGGCAGGTGAGTCCCGAAGCCGCGGAGTGGTTGAGTGACGAGTTCGGCGACGAATTCGACGTCGATAATCTCGACACGTACGAACTGTTCATTCTCGTCGCACTGAAATACTTGAACGACGACGGACGGTTAGCGTTCGTACTCCCGCAAACCCTGTTGAATCCGGACCACTCCGGTGTCCGCGAGCACTTACTGGGGAACTACACGTTCGAACGGTACCATATGCTCGGAGCCGACTGGTTCGGTCCAGAAATCCGGATGAACACCACGACGCTGCAAGTCCGGAACGAGGATCCGAGCGACGGGAATACGTTCCGTAGCATGACGCTCGTAGACGATGACCGGCGAGCGGCGATAGAAGGTGAGTTGAGCCTGTCACAGCTGGAGTCGGCGTATTCATTCGATATCCCGCAGGACCGGTGCATCGAGTCCGGGGAGATCGAGCCGTTCCGCTACACTACAGACGACGAGATACTCGGGACGATGCAGTCGAACTCAATTCCGCTCGGTGCGTTATGTGAATCACACCGCGGAGTTGAGCTTAACAAAGCCGGGCACATCATTCAGTGCCCCGCATGCGGAGTGTGGATGCCGCCGCCGCGAGGACGTGACCCGGACACGAAGAAAACGTGCCCCGACTGTGAGACTGAATTCGAGTACCAGAACAAGCTCGGGGAAGAGTACATCGTTTCCGACGACCCGGCAGACGGTGATGTGACGTACATGGACGGGGATTCCTTCGGGGAACGGTACGATCACTTGACGCTGAAAGGGTTAGACACCGGGTACAACGGAATTCAGTACAAGGACGAGGAGATCTATCGCGGGGATAAAGTGTTCATCAGGCAAGCCGGTGTAGGTCTGTCCGTCGCGTACCACGGTGATCCCGTGTACTGCCCGCAAAGCGTCTACATCTACAAAATCCGGGACGACCGGAGTGAAATGCGGAACTGGTACGTTGACATTGACCCTGATGACGAGGAGTATGACGGGAAGTGGACCGTCCCGGAGAATATCCCAGACGGATTGAACACGGAAACGTACCACAAGTTCCTGTTAGGCGCGTTGAACTCCCGCGTATTCCATTACTACGTGTTCAAACGGTTCGGTGAAATTGATGCTGCGCAGGCATTCGCTAAGCTGACACAGACGAAAATCCGGTCGCTCCCGATCCCTGTTGCGAAGCTAACGACAGAGGAGGGCGTGGAGACGGCAGAGAAAATCGCAGAGTGTGTCGAGGAGTTGCTGGCCGGTGACGGGGAGTTAGGTGGAGAAACGGACTGGAAGATCGAGCAAGCACTACAGGACTTGTACGGTCTCGACGGAAGCGACATGGTCCATATCTCTAACCAGATGGGTCTCGTCGCGTATCATCAAACGATGCAGGAGCTGTACCCTGATGGGAAGCCGCCGGCACCGGAGCGGAAGCAGGACGTGACGTTGAACGTGGACGCCGCGGAAGCGGCCGAAGCGGACGATTAG